One part of the Dasypus novemcinctus isolate mDasNov1 chromosome 27, mDasNov1.1.hap2, whole genome shotgun sequence genome encodes these proteins:
- the LOC101429782 gene encoding olfactory receptor 14C36-like, whose amino-acid sequence MPNSTTVTEFLLTRFSDMWELRVLHAMLFLLTYLATLMGNLLIVIVITFNWKLHTPMYFFIRNLSVLDMCYISVTVPKACVIFLLDNTAISMTGCAAQIFLVFFLATIELLLLTIMARDRYVAICQPLHYTVIMNPRVCAQLTLASILSSLIHSGFQTGNTFRLPFCQSNIVHQFFCDLPSLLKLSCSDTLNNEILIFVFAVVIAGGCFAFIIMSYIHIFSTVLKFPTRSERGKAFSTCVPHIIVVTIFVSSGAAAYMKPTSSSPTVQDMLASVLYSIIPPFSNPIIYSFRNKQIKDAVKSVMRRKLYSGKSIII is encoded by the coding sequence ATGCCCAATTCCACCACAGTGACTGAATTCCTGCTTACAAGATTTTCTGATATGTGGGAGCTCAGAGTCTTACATGCCATGCTATTCCTACTGACGTACTTGGCAACCCTGATGGGGAATCTTCTCATTGTCATAGTAATCACCTTCAACTGGAAacttcacacccccatgtatttcttcattaGGAATCTGTCTGTCTTAGACATGTGCTACATTTCTGTCACAGTCCCCAAGgcatgtgtcatcttcctgcttgACAACACGGCAATCTCCATGACTGGATGTGCAGCTCAGATCTTCCTTGTGTTTTTCTTGGCTACAATAGAGCTGCTGTTGCTCACCATCATGGCCcgtgaccgctatgtggccatctgccagcccctccactACACTGTGATCATGAACCCTCGGGTCTGTGCCCAGCTGACTCTGGCCTCCATACTCAGTAGTCTGATCCACTCTGGATTCCAAACTGGCAACACATTCCGGTTGCCCTTCTGTCAGTCCAACATAgtccatcagttcttctgtgacctgCCCTCTCTTCTGAAGCTCTCCTGCTCTGACActttaaacaatgaaattttaattttcgtCTTTGCTGTGGTGATTGCTGGTGGCTGCTTTGCCTTCATCATCATGtcttatattcacatattttctactgtgctcAAGTTTCCAACCAGGAGTGAGCGAGGAAAGGCCTTTTCCACCTGTGTCCCTCACATCATTGTGGTGACCATCTTTGTCAGCTCAGGTGCTGCTGCATATATGAAGCCAACCTCCAGCTCACCCACAGTTCAGGATATGCTCGCTTCTGTGCTCTATTCTATAATCCCTCCCTTCTCAAATCCAATAATCTATAGTTTTAGAAACAAACAGATAAAGGATGCTGTAAAGAGTGTTATGAGGAGAAAGCTTTACTCAGGAAAAAGCATAATTATTTGA